GCCCTTGGGGTAGCGCACCCCGGTCAGGCGGTTGTAGAGCACCGCCACCACGACCAGGATCACGGCATTGAGCAGCACCGGCTCGAGCAGGTGGTCGCCCAGCGCCACCAGCCCCGGATCGGCCAGTACCGCACTGACCGCCACGCCGCCGCCCGGCGGGTGCAGGCAGCGCAGCAGGCACATCACCAGGATGGCGATGCCCAGCGCGGCAGCGGCGACCCACAGGCCATCGCCGAAGCCATGGCGCATGGCCAGGCCCACGGCACCGGCCAGGGCATAGCTGCCCAGCACTGGCCAGGGCTGCGCCAGCGGCCCTGAGTGCACGGCGAACACCAGCACCGCCGAGGCCGCCAGCGGCCCGAGCAGGTGCAGGGCAACCGACGGCCCGTACAGCAGGCTGCACAGGTAACCGGCAAGGAACAGGCCGAGCAGCGCGCCAAGGCCTGCGCGCAGCCATTCTCGGGGAGGGATGTTCAGGGGGGCCGGGAGCAGGCGCTGCAGACGGCTTTCGGGACGCGAGGCAGACATCGGGAGATCGGATCGTGTGTTCTGATTGAAAAAAGAAAGCCCAGCGTTACCGGCCTGGGCCCTGTATTGCCAAGGCAATAGCGCAAGGGGCTCCGTCCATGGAGAGATGGAAACCAAGCGGTTTCGTGAGGGGCGATTGTGCCGAGTCGCTCGGCAATGGGCCAATTCAAAAAACTGCGGCTGTACTGCAATTTTTTTGCACGGTTGATCGGCGACAGGATCAACGCCCCTTGCGCGGCAGCTCGATGCTCACCCGCAAACCGCCAAGGGTGCTGTCGAGCAAGGCGATGCGCCCGCCCCAGGCTTCGACGATATCACGCACGATCCCCAGCCCCAGGCCATGCCCGTCGACCTGCTCGTCCAGCCGCGCGCCCCGCTCCAGCACTTGCTGGCGCAGGTCCTGGGCAATCCCTGGGCCATCGTCGTCGACCCACAGCTGGAAACCCTCGGTGGTCGGCGCGATGCCCAGGCGCACCTCGCTGTCGGCCCATTTGCAGGCGTTGTCCAACAGGTTGCCGAGCAGCTCCAGCAGGTCCTCGCGGTCCCACGGCAGCAACAGCCCGGGCGGCACGTCGCGTTCGAGCGACAGGCCTTCGCCATGGATCATGCCCAGGGTCGACAACAGCCCGGGCAATTCGGCGTCGCAATCGAACTGCGCGCCGGGCAACGCGTCCCCGGCCAGGCGCGCACGGTTGAGTTCTCGGGCCAGGCGCTGCTGGATCTGCTGCAGCTGCTCGCGCATCTGCTCGCGCACCTGCGGCAACGCTTGCAAACGCTCGCTGGCGGCCAGGCTGAGCAACACTGCCAGCGGCGTCTTCAGCGCGTGCCCCAGGTTGCCCAGGGCAGTGCGCGAACGGCGCAGGCTGTCTTCGGTGTGGGCCAGCAGGTGGTTGATCTGGTCCACCAGCGGTTGCAGCTCGCTGGGCACTTCGGCATCCAGCTGCGAACGCTGGCCCTGTTGCAACTGGGCGATCTGTTGCCGCGCGCGCTCGAGCGGGCGCAACGAGCGGGTCACGGTGAAGCGCTGCAACACCAGCACCAGCAACAGCGCCAGCGCGCCCATGCCCAGGCCGATCTGCTGCATGCGCCGGAAAGCCTCGCGCACCGGCGAGTAGTCCTGGGCCACGCTGATGGAAACATCCTGCCCCAGGCGCCGGTAGTCGCCCCGGTAGGCCAGCAGTTGCTGGCCTTCGGGGCCGAGTTCATGGCCATCGTCCAGCCCCGGGCGGGCCGGCTTGGGCATGTCCAGGTCCCACAGCGAGCGGGAGCGCCAGGTGCCCTGGTCAAAATCGATGCGAAAGTAATACCCCGAGAACGGCTGCTGGTAGGCCGCCGACAGCCGCCGCTCATCGAGCTGCAAACCGGAAGGCCCGCGCACCAGCGCCACCAGCAGGTTCTCGCTCTCTTTGCGCAGGCCACTTTCCAGGTAGCGCTGCAGGCCGGCCTCGAACAACCACAGGGTCACCTGCGCCAGGCCCACGCCGACCAGCACCAGCACGGCCACCAGGCCCAGGCTCAGGCGCGCCTGGATCGACTTCACGCGACGTTCCCGGCGTAGACGTAGCCCTGGCCACGGCGGGTCTCGATCACGCTGCGCCCAAGCTTGCGGCGCAAGTGGTTGACGTGCACCTCGAGCACATTGGAGTCGCGCTCGGTCTCGCCGTCATACAAGTGCTCGGCCAAATGGCTCTTGGACAGCACCTGCCCTGGGTGCAGCATGAAATAGCGCAGCAGGCGAAACTCGGCGGCGGTCAGTTGCACGTCGGCACCGTCGCGGCTCACGCACTGGCGCGACTCGTCCAGGTGCAGCCCGGCGGCCTCCAGCGTTGGCTGGTTGGCCAGGCCCTTGGCCCGGCGCAGCAGCGCCTGGATGCGCAGTTGCAGCTCCTCGGGGTGGAACGGCTTGGTCAGGTAATCGTCGGCACCGGCCTTGAGGCCTTCGATGCGCTCGGCCCACGAACCGCGCGCGGTGAGGATCAGCACCGGGGTGGCCAGGCTCGCCGCGCGCCACTGCGCCAGCACCTCGAGGCCGGACAAGCCCGGCAGGCCGAGGTCGAGCACGACCAGGTCGTAGGGTTCGCTCTGGCCCTGGTACACCGCGTCACGGCCATCGGCCAACCAGTCCACGGCATAGCCCTGGCGTTGCAGCGCGGCGGTCAGTTCATCGGCCAGGGGCACGTTGTCTTCGACAAGCAGCAGGCGCATTCAGTCGTCTTCCTCGTCCTTGAGCAGGGCGCCGGTTCGGGCATCGTACTTGATTTCGCGGACCACGCCGGCCGGGGTCAGCAGCTCGACCTCGTACTCGTAGCGGCCGTGCTTTTCTTCCAGCTCCGCCTCCAGCAGGCGCGCCCCGGGGTAACGCCCCAGGGCGGCATCGAGCAGTTGCTCCAGCGGCAGGATGATGCCCTGTTGCCGAAGCTCCAGGGCTTCATCCTGGTCCAGGTCGCGGGCGGCGGCGAGCGAACTGACGGCCATCAGGGCCAAGGCCAGCCAGCGCGCCGTTCGCGGCAGATCGGGCATCAGTTGTCTCGCTCGTCCTTCAGGACTTCACCGGTCTTGGCGTCCAGGTCCACATCCCACTCGACGTTCTGGGCGTCACGCAGGTCGACCTTGTAGATGTAGCGGCCGTATTCGTTTTCAAGCTCCGAGTCGGTCACGGTGGCGCCCGGGTGCTTGGCCACGGCGGCGGCCTTGAGTTCATCCAGGGACTTGATGGTCTTGGCGTTCACCAGCTTGACCACTTCGTCGGGCTGCACGTCCTTGGCGAAGGCGGCATTGGCACCGAAAGCGAGGGCGGCGGCGGTGAACAGGGCAGTCAGGGTTTTCATGAGGTTCTCTCCATCGAGCTGTGTAATTTGTCTACGGGGTTAAGATTAACCACCGGTCCTTAACTCAACCTGAAAACAGCTGGCCGCATGATAGCGCAGCTCATGCAAGCCCGTACGCAATCCCTTGTAGGAGCGGCCTTGTGTCGCGAAAAGGCTGCACAGCAGCCTCAGGGATTTCAGCGTTTTTGCAAAGATCGCCGGGGCCGCTTTGCGGCCCTTTCGCGACACGAGGCCGCTCCTACAGGGGGATGTGTACGTCCAGCCCCGCGATACGCTCTATACTGCCCGCCTGCCCCACCCGAGTCCCCGCCATGAGCGCCATCCACATCAAGCACCCCGCCCTGACCTTCAAGGCCGGCCAGCGTGCCCTGCGCCAGATCCGCGAGCGCGGCTTGCGGGCCGAAGACGTCGGCGTGCTGCCCGGCGCCGCCGGTGGCCCCAAGCCACTGGGGATCCAGGGCCTGGACCTGGCCCTGTTCGGTCAATGGCTGCCCAGCGCGCCGCGACCGCGCGCGCTGATTGGCGCCTCGATCGGTGCCTGGCGCTTCGCCAGCGCCTGCCTCGACGACCCGGTGGCCGGCATCCGTCGTCTCGGCGAGCTGTATACCGAACAGGACTTCGCCAAGGGCGTGAGCGCCCGGCAGATCAGCCAGAGCTGCCAGCGCATGCTCGACGAGCTGCTGCAAGGCCGCGACGGGCAGATCCTGGCCAACCCGCACTACCACCTGAACATCCTGGTGGTGAAGAGCCATGGCCAGCTGGCCCACGACCACCGTGGCCGCCTGGGCCTGGGCCTGGGCGCGGTGATCGCCAGCAACCTGCTGGGCCGCGCGCGCCTGGCCCGGCATTTCGAGCGGGTGATCCTGCATGACCCGCGCGCCACGCCGCCGCTGGACACCCTCAGCGACTTCCCCTCGCGCTGCCTGCCGCTGGCCCCAGCCAACCTGCGCCATGCCCTGCTCGCCTCGGGTTCGATTCCGATGGTCATGGAAGGCGTGCGCGACATTCCCGGCGCAGGTAGCGGCACCTACCGCGACGGCGGCCTGCTCGACTACCACCTCGACCTGCCCTACAAGGGTGACGACCTGGTGCTGTACCCGCACTTCACCGACAAGGTGGTGCCCGGCTGGTTCGACAAGGCCCTGCCCTGGCGCAAGGGCGACGCCACGCGCCTGCAGAACGTGCTGCTGATGACCCCGTCGCCGCAGTACCTGGCCGCGCTGCCCTACGGCAAGCTGCCGGACCGCAACGACTTCAAGCGGTTCATGGGCGATGCGCCAGCACGCAGGCGCTACTGGTACCAGGCCATCGCCGAAAGCCAGCGCCTGGGTGACGAGTTACTCGAGCTGATCGCCACCGGGCGGCTGCACCATCAGTTGCAAGCCTTGTAACGGCCTTGCTGGTAGACTGCGCGCATTATCGATTCATACAGAGTTAAGACAGCGTGGAAATCTTCAAAGAATTTACCTTCGAATCCGCCCACCGCCTGCCCCACGTCCCGGCCGGGCACAAGTGCGGCCGCCTGCATGGCCACTCGTTCAAGGTCGCCCTGCACCTGACCGGCCCGCTCGACCCGCACACCGGCTGGATCCGCGACTTCGCCGAGATCAAGGCCGTGTTCAAGCCGATCTACGAGCAGCTGGACCACAACTACCTCAACGACATTCCCGGCCTGGAAAACCCCACCAGCGAAGTCATCGCCAAGTGGATCTGGGACCAGGTCAAGCCGCTGTTGCCGGAGCTGTCCAAGGTACGCATCCACGAAACCTGCACCAGCGGGTGCGAGTACACCGGCGACTGAGCGCATCACTCAGCCTCGCGAGGCGTAGGACGCCAACGCTGGGAAAGGGCGCTTCAGCACCTCCAGGCTGACGCGCCCCTGGTACGCCGCAGAGCCGGTGTACAGATAAGCTTGTCGATGCTGCAGGCGCCGGGTCACCGGATTGTCGTCGACATCGGCCATGGCCAGGTTGACGCAGCGCTCGCCCTGGATCAGGTCCTGCGGATCCAGGCCCTTGAGCTGCCACATGTCTTCGCCAACGTACACCACCCACTCCGGCACCTCGCTGAGCCCCTGGTACATTCCCATGTAGCCGACGACATCGGTATCCAGATAACTGTTGACGATGCCGAGGTTGCCTGCGATGTCACCACTCACCGGGCGAACCTGATAGTAGTAGCGCCCACCGCGCTCATAGACGCCGAACCAGAACAGGTCATGCAGCGTCCCCCCGCCATGCCCCTGCAAAGGCGACCAGGGCTCCAGCGATCCTTCGCGGCTTTCGATACGCAGGTAACCATCTTCGCCGTCACCCCGCTCGAACCCAACCCAGATGGGTTTGAGCATGGGGCGGGCGGCTTGCCATTCGAAAGGGTCGATACGTTGGCCATCCGCTTGCCACCACCAACGGGCAATGAATGAAAGCTGTGGTTGAAACTTGAAATAGAACGCCATCCGCTCGCCACTCCGCGCGATATTCAGAGTGGTCACACTATTGAGCGACAGGCATCGACGGCAGAGGGAAGCCCGCTACCCCAACGCGCCCTTGAGAAAGCCGGGTGCAATGTAGCGCTGGTAATGGGCTTCGGAAAGCAGGAAGAATTCGCGATCGATGGCATCGCGCAACTGCGGCAGTTCCCAGTCGCGAAACTCCGGCAGCAAGGCCATGCCGTAGGCCTCCAGGTCGCGGATCATCCGCGCCCCGCGGGCGATCAGCTGGTAGGCCCAGCAATATTCGGACTGCTGCGCGACGAAACGGATCGAGCGCTGCTCCAGCTGCTGGCGCAGCAGGCCTTTGTCGAACACTTCCAGCTTGGCCATCATCACCTGCACCAGCAGTTGCTCCAGGCGCAGCCAGACCGCGCGCTTGTGTTCATCGTCGTAACCGTTCCAGTGGATCACTTCGTGGTGGAAGCGCTTGCAGCCACGGCACACCAGGTCTCCGTACACCGTGGAGCAGAGGCCGACGCAAGGGGTCTTGATGGACTGGTTGGACATGGAAAAACAACGGCTTGGCGGGGGAACACCGGGTCATGTTAGCCCTTTGTCTAACCAGGGTCACCCGTTAAAGTCATGATCGGCGCCTTACCTTCGGCTTTTTTTTGCCGTAGAATCACACCGCCTTTTCAAGGCAACCATGTCCGTTGGAAGCTGTTTTCAAAGCGTCACGAGCACAGTTGATCCGGCAGAACGGCGTTGGCCCGGGCCATGCACCCCTCGCATGCCCGCGCCAGCCCTCATCAGCTCCCGTTCTGCAGGCGTAAAACTTTGAAAGCAGCTTCTGTAAGGATTCTCTGCGACCCTGGCTGGGCGACTCAAAAAGTCGTCGCTGCGCATGGGTGCATGGAATGCTGGATGAGCGTCCCGGACTCCCTTTAGGGACCACTGATGAGGGTAATAACTGTGCTTGAAGCCTACCGCAAACACATCGAAGAGCGTGCCGCTCTGGGTATCGTGCCCCAGCCGCTGAACGCCGAACAAACTGCAGGCCTGGTCGAGCTGCTGAAAAACCCGCCGGCCGGCGAAGAAGCCTTCCTCGTAGACCTGATCACCAACCGCGTACCGCCAGGGGTGGACGAAGCCGCCTACGTCAAGGCTGCGTTCCTGTCCGCCATCGCCAAGGGCGAAGCCAAGTCGCCACTGATCGACCGCAAGCACGCCACCGAGCTGCTCGGCACCATGCAGGGCGGCTACAACATCGAAACGCTGGTCGCGCTGCTGGACGACGCCGAACTGGGCGCCGTCGCGGCCGAACAGCTCAAGCACACCCTGCTGATGTTCGATGCCTTCCACGACGTGGCCGAAAAAGCCAAGGCTGGCAATGCCCACGCCAAGGCCGTGCTGGAATCCTGGGCTGCCGGCGAGTGGTTCACCAGCCGTCCGGCGATCGCCGACAAGTACACCCTGACCGTGTTCAAGGTGCCTGGCGAAACCAACACCGACGACCTGTCCCCTGCCCCGGACGCCTGGTCGCGCCCTGACATCCCGCTGCACGCCCTGGCCATGCTGAAGATGGCCCGCGACGGCATCGAGCCTTCGCAACCCGGTTCGGTCGGCCCGCTGGCCCAGATCGAAGCGGTCAAGGCCAAAGGCCACCCGGTCGCCTACGTCGGCGACGTGGTCGGCACCGGCTCCTCGCGTAAATCGGCCACCAACTCGGTGCTGTGGTTCTTCGGCGACGACATCCCGTACGTGCCGAACAAGCGCGCCGGTGGCTTCTGCTTCGGCACCAAGATCGCCCCGATCTTCTACAACACCATGGAAGACGCCGGCGCCCTGCCGATCGAGTTCGACTGCACCAACCTGGCCATGGGCGATGTCATCGACGTCTACCCGTTCAAGGGTGAAGTGCGCCGCAACGGCAGCGAAGAGCTGGTCACCAGCTTCGAGCTGAAAACCGAAGTGCTGCTCGATGAAGTCCGCGCTGGCGGCCGTATCCCGCTGATCGTCGGCCGCGGCCTGACCGAGAAGGCCCGTGCCGAACTGGGCCTGGCCCCATCGGACCTGTTCAAGAAACCCGAGCAACCAGCCGCTTCGACCAAGGGCTTCACCCTGGCGCAGAAGATGGTCGGCCGTGCCTGCGGCCTGCCAGAAGGCCAGGGCGTGCGCCCAGGTGCCTACTGCGAGCCGAAGATGACCACCGTCGGTTCCCAGGACACCACCGGCCCGATGACCCGCGACGAGCTGAAAGACCTGGCTTGCCTGGGCTTCTCCGCCGACCTGGTGATGCAGTCGTTCTGCCACACCGCGGCCTATCCGAAGCCGATCGACGTCACCACCCACCACACCCTGCCAGACTTCATCCGCACCCGTGGCGGCGTGTCGCTGCGCCCAGGCGACGGCATCATCCACAGCTGGCTGAACCGCATGCTGATGCCGGACACCGTCGGTACCGGTGGCGACTCGCACACCCGCTTCCCGATCGGCATCTCGTTCCCGGCCGGTTCCGGCCTGGTGGCCTTCGCCGCCGCCACCGGCGTCATGCCGCTGGACATGCCGGAGTCGATCCTGGTGCGCTTCAAGGGCAAGCTGCAGCCTGGCATCACCCTGCGTGACCTGGTGCATGCCATCCCTTACTACGCCA
The window above is part of the Pseudomonas muyukensis genome. Proteins encoded here:
- the acnB gene encoding bifunctional aconitate hydratase 2/2-methylisocitrate dehydratase is translated as MLEAYRKHIEERAALGIVPQPLNAEQTAGLVELLKNPPAGEEAFLVDLITNRVPPGVDEAAYVKAAFLSAIAKGEAKSPLIDRKHATELLGTMQGGYNIETLVALLDDAELGAVAAEQLKHTLLMFDAFHDVAEKAKAGNAHAKAVLESWAAGEWFTSRPAIADKYTLTVFKVPGETNTDDLSPAPDAWSRPDIPLHALAMLKMARDGIEPSQPGSVGPLAQIEAVKAKGHPVAYVGDVVGTGSSRKSATNSVLWFFGDDIPYVPNKRAGGFCFGTKIAPIFYNTMEDAGALPIEFDCTNLAMGDVIDVYPFKGEVRRNGSEELVTSFELKTEVLLDEVRAGGRIPLIVGRGLTEKARAELGLAPSDLFKKPEQPAASTKGFTLAQKMVGRACGLPEGQGVRPGAYCEPKMTTVGSQDTTGPMTRDELKDLACLGFSADLVMQSFCHTAAYPKPIDVTTHHTLPDFIRTRGGVSLRPGDGIIHSWLNRMLMPDTVGTGGDSHTRFPIGISFPAGSGLVAFAAATGVMPLDMPESILVRFKGKLQPGITLRDLVHAIPYYAIQKGLLTVEKKGKKNAFSGRILEIEGLNDLTVEQAFELSDASAERSAAGCTIKLPEKAIAEYLQSNITLLRWMIGEGYGDARTLERRAQAMEAWLAKPELLSADADAEYAEIIEIDLADVKEPVLCAPNDPDDARLLSSVQGEKIDEVFIGSCMTNIGHFRAAGKLLDKVKGGIPTRLWLAPPTKMDAHQLTEEGYYGIYGKAGARMEMPGCSLCMGNQARVQTGSTVVSTSTRNFPNRLGDATNVYLASAELAAVASIIGKLPTVEEYMQYAKDIDSMAADVYRYLSFDQIAEFREAAANAKIPVVQA
- a CDS encoding sensor histidine kinase is translated as MKSIQARLSLGLVAVLVLVGVGLAQVTLWLFEAGLQRYLESGLRKESENLLVALVRGPSGLQLDERRLSAAYQQPFSGYYFRIDFDQGTWRSRSLWDLDMPKPARPGLDDGHELGPEGQQLLAYRGDYRRLGQDVSISVAQDYSPVREAFRRMQQIGLGMGALALLLVLVLQRFTVTRSLRPLERARQQIAQLQQGQRSQLDAEVPSELQPLVDQINHLLAHTEDSLRRSRTALGNLGHALKTPLAVLLSLAASERLQALPQVREQMREQLQQIQQRLARELNRARLAGDALPGAQFDCDAELPGLLSTLGMIHGEGLSLERDVPPGLLLPWDREDLLELLGNLLDNACKWADSEVRLGIAPTTEGFQLWVDDDGPGIAQDLRQQVLERGARLDEQVDGHGLGLGIVRDIVEAWGGRIALLDSTLGGLRVSIELPRKGR
- a CDS encoding patatin-like phospholipase family protein; translated protein: MSAIHIKHPALTFKAGQRALRQIRERGLRAEDVGVLPGAAGGPKPLGIQGLDLALFGQWLPSAPRPRALIGASIGAWRFASACLDDPVAGIRRLGELYTEQDFAKGVSARQISQSCQRMLDELLQGRDGQILANPHYHLNILVVKSHGQLAHDHRGRLGLGLGAVIASNLLGRARLARHFERVILHDPRATPPLDTLSDFPSRCLPLAPANLRHALLASGSIPMVMEGVRDIPGAGSGTYRDGGLLDYHLDLPYKGDDLVLYPHFTDKVVPGWFDKALPWRKGDATRLQNVLLMTPSPQYLAALPYGKLPDRNDFKRFMGDAPARRRYWYQAIAESQRLGDELLELIATGRLHHQLQAL
- a CDS encoding DUF1289 domain-containing protein produces the protein MSNQSIKTPCVGLCSTVYGDLVCRGCKRFHHEVIHWNGYDDEHKRAVWLRLEQLLVQVMMAKLEVFDKGLLRQQLEQRSIRFVAQQSEYCWAYQLIARGARMIRDLEAYGMALLPEFRDWELPQLRDAIDREFFLLSEAHYQRYIAPGFLKGALG
- a CDS encoding response regulator transcription factor yields the protein MRLLLVEDNVPLADELTAALQRQGYAVDWLADGRDAVYQGQSEPYDLVVLDLGLPGLSGLEVLAQWRAASLATPVLILTARGSWAERIEGLKAGADDYLTKPFHPEELQLRIQALLRRAKGLANQPTLEAAGLHLDESRQCVSRDGADVQLTAAEFRLLRYFMLHPGQVLSKSHLAEHLYDGETERDSNVLEVHVNHLRRKLGRSVIETRRGQGYVYAGNVA
- a CDS encoding PepSY domain-containing protein translates to MPDLPRTARWLALALMAVSSLAAARDLDQDEALELRQQGIILPLEQLLDAALGRYPGARLLEAELEEKHGRYEYEVELLTPAGVVREIKYDARTGALLKDEEDD
- the queD gene encoding 6-carboxytetrahydropterin synthase QueD, encoding MEIFKEFTFESAHRLPHVPAGHKCGRLHGHSFKVALHLTGPLDPHTGWIRDFAEIKAVFKPIYEQLDHNYLNDIPGLENPTSEVIAKWIWDQVKPLLPELSKVRIHETCTSGCEYTGD
- a CDS encoding PepSY domain-containing protein, with the translated sequence MKTLTALFTAAALAFGANAAFAKDVQPDEVVKLVNAKTIKSLDELKAAAVAKHPGATVTDSELENEYGRYIYKVDLRDAQNVEWDVDLDAKTGEVLKDERDN